A window of the Butyricimonas virosa genome harbors these coding sequences:
- a CDS encoding RagB/SusD family nutrient uptake outer membrane protein has product MIDDMKSFFYCLIFMALSIGIMGCGDFLEESSQDEVRPSTVSDLEQLLLGEGYLRTDCIYPYLELLTDNVQNAYSDNESHVTVLQQGLPVFTWDVDMFDKMEELYTTGIDTWEKLYSKIKGCNVVLDMLDDVTGDENEKLNQRGSALALRGYYYLLLINTFAQPYNKEGIDLNTALGVPLIVSSAVKDEFPARESIAKVYQQIERDLLEAVDLMDKYGQNNIQYKVTPLFVYNLLSRMYLYMENWGKAAEYASVVITRNPQLRRLSDFVTIEVDEWFGDETLTYDVNGGVLNYNSPELIWGYGDKRISEILFQLPDIFTYPGSSPIFSVSDKFLAQHDVNDLRPACYYQRYFKSIFPMVFGSIYGSKSNLNDLSNPHRGMRVAEAYLNRAEANIRLFLENGNENLRISALTDLNYLREHRFRQPYEDVNITDGQTLLEFCLDERRKELAFDDHRWFDLRRCGMPEMIHEITINKGQVQEYRLAKGSDRYVLPIPKKVLDKNPALVQNP; this is encoded by the coding sequence ATGATAGACGATATGAAAAGTTTTTTTTATTGTTTGATTTTTATGGCTCTTAGCATCGGAATAATGGGATGTGGTGATTTTTTGGAAGAGTCTAGTCAAGATGAAGTACGCCCAAGTACAGTTTCAGATTTAGAACAATTATTATTAGGAGAGGGATATCTGAGAACCGATTGTATATATCCTTATTTAGAGCTTTTGACAGATAATGTACAAAATGCTTATAGTGACAATGAAAGCCATGTTACCGTATTGCAGCAAGGATTGCCAGTATTTACATGGGATGTTGATATGTTTGATAAGATGGAAGAGTTGTATACGACTGGAATAGATACTTGGGAAAAATTGTATTCCAAAATAAAAGGATGCAATGTTGTACTTGATATGCTGGATGATGTTACTGGAGATGAGAATGAAAAATTGAATCAGAGAGGTTCGGCATTGGCTTTAAGGGGATATTATTATTTGTTGTTGATAAATACGTTTGCACAGCCATATAATAAAGAAGGGATTGATCTAAATACAGCATTGGGAGTTCCTTTGATTGTGAGTTCTGCAGTAAAAGATGAATTCCCAGCAAGAGAGAGTATTGCAAAAGTATATCAACAAATTGAACGTGACTTGTTAGAAGCTGTGGATTTGATGGATAAATATGGGCAGAATAACATACAATACAAAGTTACCCCTTTATTCGTTTATAATTTGCTGTCACGTATGTATCTTTATATGGAAAATTGGGGAAAGGCTGCAGAATATGCTTCTGTTGTGATTACAAGAAATCCTCAATTGCGTCGCTTGTCTGATTTTGTAACAATAGAGGTTGATGAGTGGTTTGGTGATGAAACACTTACTTATGATGTAAATGGTGGTGTGTTAAATTATAACAGTCCTGAACTTATATGGGGATATGGAGATAAAAGGATCAGTGAAATTCTTTTCCAATTACCTGATATTTTTACATATCCTGGTTCTTCACCAATATTTTCAGTGTCTGATAAATTTTTGGCACAACATGATGTAAATGATTTGAGACCAGCTTGCTATTACCAACGGTATTTTAAGTCAATTTTTCCGATGGTATTTGGTTCGATATATGGGTCTAAGTCAAATTTAAATGATTTGTCGAATCCTCATAGAGGAATGAGGGTTGCTGAGGCTTACCTGAACAGGGCAGAGGCAAATATTCGATTATTTTTGGAAAATGGAAATGAAAATTTGCGTATAAGTGCATTGACTGATTTGAATTACTTACGAGAACATCGTTTCCGTCAGCCTTATGAAGATGTTAATATAACAGATGGTCAAACATTATTGGAATTTTGTTTGGATGAACGTCGTAAGGAGTTGGCTTTTGATGATCATCGTTGGTTTGATTTGCGGCGTTGTGGAATGCCAGAAATGATTCATGAGATAACTATTAATAAAGGACAAGTACAAGAGTATCGCTTGGCAAAAGGGAGTGATCGTTACGTATTGCCAATTCCCAAGAAGGTATTGGATAAAAATCCGGCTTTAGTACAAAATCCATGA
- a CDS encoding SusC/RagA family TonB-linked outer membrane protein, protein MKKNWDLLLNFWQYRKSKFFLRMKISMILLLVGVMHLSANTFSQTKVSLNMKDATVQEVFFNLEKMTNYTFLYKLDLVNKCGKVNVDATDQDFSQLLLELLNPLGLSFTIDDQVVVITASKAKDDVKKELTIKGRVFMKDSTGVPGATVILKGTSTGVITNMAGEFTITIPYTESPVLIFSFLGMKTREVRYVGQKEMMVLMEEDVKAMDEVIVTGYQRIRKSDMVGSTNSVKREDLFFNGTNSIEQMLQGKLPGMVVMNTSGLVGKRQKVRVRGTSTLLGNQEPVWVVDGIIQEDPLPFKTRELDALGNISQDNFDMVKDFVGNAISWLNPNDIEDITVLKDASATVMYGVKAANGVILIKTKQGQAGRMSVNYSGDISITPRLTYEKMNLMNSKERVDVSREIYERGLTSDNRPLESIGYEGALGRYLAKEISYDEFNDEVKKLESTNTDWFKLLFRNSVSMNHSLSISGGTDKISYYGSVNATINRGTSIGNESTSYSAAIGINAKFGEKVNLGLRINGSTSETDGYYQVDPYNYASTTSRVIPCFENGEKFFYKDKSGYLYNILHEISMTGNTNTNRSMGVSASFRWDILTGLQFESTFGLNTSNIVGESYADEQSHYITEIRKYEFGTQRPADDLYQRSPLPHGGELNTTEDRNFNYTWRNTLSYNYVLAEKHRFSLMVGQECRSNKYDGVASTIYGYFPGRGKSVSLPPTIIKNQNGEDQRNDLLDKYKTVVTDRKSNYIGYFASFTYGFDERYILTASFRSDASNRFGQDTRNRFLPVWSIGGRWNVHYEPWMQNQQVISDLNFRVSYGWQGNVAENYGPDLIARIGSGTETIDQNRTGEYMMFIKSLPYGNLRWEKTKTINLGTDFGLFQNKITWTIEYYNKKTEDMIVEKEVPYAYGVTSMPINGGSMTNQGIEVSVGFTPVRTNNFTWSMSINSSKNFNEVKSTVNENENWRAAASGSLNKAGYAVSSFWAFDFSGLNPKTGSAEFNIPSVEENPAGQTDATTFMKYMGTLEPDFTGGVSMSFRYKSLSLSSSFNLQIGGKKFLYEVFDESIVTSTPSAYVNLPKELTKRWRKPGDETFTDIPALSSTEASYYKLPNGASEYAPRLYNYSDVRVVNASFLRCNALSLNYTLPEKWVKKMYLKNLSFSASVSNPFIIVSKEFKGMDPEVATGSQPISRTYSFGINVSL, encoded by the coding sequence ATGAAAAAAAATTGGGATTTGTTGCTGAATTTTTGGCAATATCGGAAATCTAAATTCTTTTTGCGCATGAAAATCTCGATGATTTTATTATTGGTGGGGGTGATGCACCTTTCCGCTAATACGTTTTCACAAACGAAAGTGTCGTTGAATATGAAAGATGCAACAGTGCAGGAGGTATTTTTCAATTTGGAAAAGATGACGAACTATACCTTCCTTTATAAGTTGGATCTTGTTAATAAATGTGGTAAAGTAAATGTTGATGCCACAGATCAGGATTTCAGTCAATTATTGCTGGAGTTATTAAATCCACTAGGCTTGTCTTTTACAATAGATGATCAAGTGGTTGTTATCACTGCAAGTAAGGCCAAAGATGATGTTAAAAAAGAGCTTACTATCAAGGGGCGTGTTTTCATGAAAGATAGTACGGGAGTTCCGGGAGCAACAGTTATTTTAAAAGGAACTTCGACAGGTGTAATTACAAATATGGCAGGGGAATTTACAATCACAATTCCTTATACAGAATCTCCTGTATTGATCTTTTCCTTTTTGGGAATGAAAACTCGTGAAGTTAGATATGTTGGACAAAAGGAGATGATGGTGTTGATGGAAGAAGATGTAAAAGCAATGGATGAGGTAATTGTAACGGGGTATCAACGTATTCGAAAGTCTGATATGGTAGGATCCACTAATTCCGTTAAGCGTGAAGATTTGTTTTTCAATGGAACGAATTCAATTGAACAGATGTTACAGGGAAAACTTCCGGGAATGGTGGTTATGAATACGAGTGGTTTGGTTGGTAAACGTCAGAAAGTTCGTGTTCGAGGTACTTCAACCTTGTTAGGTAATCAAGAACCTGTTTGGGTTGTTGATGGAATTATTCAAGAGGATCCATTACCCTTTAAAACACGTGAATTAGATGCTTTGGGTAATATTTCTCAAGACAATTTTGATATGGTAAAAGATTTCGTAGGAAACGCTATTTCTTGGTTGAATCCCAATGATATAGAAGATATTACTGTGTTGAAAGATGCTTCGGCTACCGTTATGTATGGTGTGAAAGCAGCTAATGGGGTAATTTTGATAAAAACAAAACAGGGACAAGCAGGTAGAATGTCCGTTAATTATAGTGGAGATATATCCATTACTCCTCGGTTGACTTATGAAAAAATGAATTTAATGAATTCTAAAGAACGCGTGGATGTTTCTCGAGAGATTTATGAAAGAGGATTAACATCAGATAACCGTCCGTTGGAATCAATCGGTTATGAAGGAGCTTTAGGGCGCTATTTGGCCAAAGAAATTTCTTATGATGAATTTAATGATGAAGTAAAAAAGTTAGAATCAACAAATACAGATTGGTTTAAATTATTATTTCGAAATAGTGTAAGTATGAATCATAGTTTAAGTATCTCTGGAGGAACAGATAAGATTAGTTATTATGGTTCAGTAAATGCTACAATCAATAGAGGAACGTCAATAGGAAATGAAAGTACGTCATATAGTGCTGCTATTGGAATAAATGCAAAGTTTGGAGAGAAGGTTAATTTGGGGTTGAGAATAAACGGTTCGACTTCGGAAACAGATGGTTATTATCAAGTTGATCCTTATAATTATGCTTCAACAACAAGTAGAGTAATTCCTTGTTTCGAAAATGGTGAAAAGTTTTTTTATAAAGATAAGAGCGGTTATCTATATAATATATTGCATGAAATATCTATGACAGGAAATACAAATACTAATCGTAGTATGGGTGTTTCAGCTAGTTTCCGTTGGGATATTTTAACTGGTTTGCAATTTGAAAGTACTTTTGGATTGAATACCTCTAATATTGTAGGAGAATCCTATGCAGATGAACAAAGTCATTATATTACGGAAATCAGAAAGTATGAATTTGGTACGCAACGTCCTGCCGATGATTTATATCAACGTTCTCCGTTACCTCATGGGGGTGAGTTGAATACTACGGAGGATCGTAATTTCAATTATACATGGAGGAATACATTATCTTATAACTATGTTCTTGCAGAAAAACATCGTTTTAGTTTGATGGTAGGTCAGGAATGTCGAAGTAATAAATATGATGGGGTTGCTTCTACTATTTATGGTTATTTCCCAGGACGAGGAAAATCAGTTTCTTTACCTCCCACGATAATAAAAAATCAGAATGGAGAAGATCAACGTAATGATTTACTCGATAAATATAAAACTGTAGTAACAGATCGTAAATCTAATTATATCGGTTATTTTGCTAGTTTCACTTATGGATTTGATGAAAGATATATATTAACAGCTAGTTTCCGTTCAGATGCTTCTAATAGATTTGGCCAAGATACAAGAAATCGTTTCTTACCTGTATGGTCTATTGGAGGACGTTGGAATGTACATTATGAACCTTGGATGCAAAATCAGCAAGTGATTAGTGATTTAAATTTTAGAGTTAGTTACGGTTGGCAAGGAAATGTGGCAGAAAATTATGGACCGGATTTAATTGCTCGGATTGGAAGTGGAACAGAGACGATAGATCAAAACCGAACAGGTGAATACATGATGTTTATTAAATCGTTGCCTTATGGTAATTTGCGCTGGGAAAAAACGAAAACAATTAATTTAGGTACAGACTTTGGATTATTCCAAAATAAAATTACATGGACAATAGAATACTATAATAAGAAAACCGAAGATATGATCGTAGAAAAAGAGGTTCCTTATGCTTATGGTGTTACCTCGATGCCAATTAATGGTGGAAGTATGACGAATCAAGGTATTGAGGTTTCTGTTGGATTTACTCCTGTTCGTACAAATAATTTTACATGGAGTATGTCTATAAACTCTTCTAAAAATTTTAATGAGGTAAAGTCAACTGTAAATGAAAATGAAAATTGGAGAGCGGCTGCTAGTGGAAGTCTAAACAAAGCCGGATATGCAGTATCTTCTTTCTGGGCATTTGATTTTAGTGGCTTAAATCCAAAGACAGGGTCGGCAGAGTTTAATATTCCTTCTGTGGAAGAAAATCCGGCAGGACAAACGGATGCTACTACTTTTATGAAATATATGGGAACGTTGGAACCTGACTTTACCGGAGGTGTTTCTATGTCATTCCGTTATAAGAGTTTATCACTATCTTCATCGTTTAATCTACAAATAGGTGGAAAGAAGTTTTTGTATGAAGTGTTTGATGAATCAATCGTGACTTCAACTCCAAGTGCTTACGTTAATTTGCCTAAGGAATTGACTAAAAGATGGAGAAAGCCCGGCGATGAGACGTTTACAGATATTCCAGCATTATCTTCAACGGAGGCTTCGTATTACAAATTGCCGAATGGTGCTTCTGAATATGCTCCTCGTTTATATAACTACTCGGATGTACGGGTTGTGAATGCTTCTTTTTTACGTTGTAATGCTTTATCTTTAAATTATACGCTTCCAGAGAAATGGGTGAAAAAGATGTATTTGAAAAATTTATCGTTTAGTGCTTCTGTAAGTAATCCGTTTATAATTGTTAGTAAAGAATTTAAAGGGATGGACCCGGAAGTTGCAACTGGTTCACAACCAATATCTCGTACGTATTCATTTGGTATTAATGTTAGTTTATAA
- a CDS encoding FecR family protein, whose translation MKNPFEFAKELLRYTRGEFSKEEEKGIEQVLLEVKGMNTLVEELKDKDRIEYEMHIIAKFNTEKALSKLKNRKQVKRRGILSWIAAASVVVIAGVSAWILLSQEPDVDNLSVTEKFEPGKAIVTLEMASGLKYRLDTLSSVVRNNRVNVAFDNNDGVLKIKEQDSLADGATKEIGYNTVNVPYGGTYTVELCDGTKVYLNSGTTLEFPSRFDGKVRSVILKGEAYFDVARNVSKPFVVEVDEMKVKVLGTSFNVKSYVDEPGVYTTLVEGSVAILRDGQPEKKIKPGEQAYYNKGVGTLSIAEVDVKEFTSWKDGVFYFKDIALEEILRIVSRWYDLEVFYMNQGAKSVIYSGKLPMYSSVEDVLRKFEISGDVRFELKGRTLTVFDK comes from the coding sequence ATGAAGAATCCATTTGAATTTGCAAAAGAGTTATTGCGGTATACCCGAGGGGAATTTTCTAAGGAAGAGGAGAAAGGAATAGAGCAGGTGTTGTTGGAAGTGAAGGGAATGAATACGTTGGTGGAGGAGCTAAAGGATAAGGACCGAATCGAGTATGAAATGCATATTATTGCGAAGTTTAATACGGAAAAGGCTTTAAGTAAACTGAAAAATAGAAAACAGGTAAAAAGAAGAGGAATATTATCTTGGATTGCGGCAGCGTCTGTTGTGGTAATTGCAGGAGTTTCTGCTTGGATATTGTTAAGCCAAGAACCGGATGTAGACAATTTGTCCGTAACAGAAAAATTTGAACCGGGTAAGGCTATTGTGACATTAGAGATGGCATCCGGATTAAAATATCGTTTGGATACATTATCTTCTGTTGTTCGTAATAATCGGGTAAATGTTGCTTTTGATAATAATGATGGAGTACTGAAAATAAAAGAGCAAGATTCTTTAGCAGATGGTGCTACAAAAGAAATTGGGTATAACACGGTCAATGTACCATATGGAGGAACGTATACGGTGGAATTGTGTGATGGAACGAAGGTATACTTGAATTCGGGAACTACATTGGAATTTCCTTCTCGGTTTGACGGAAAAGTTCGTAGTGTAATTTTGAAAGGAGAGGCATATTTTGATGTAGCTCGAAATGTAAGTAAACCGTTTGTCGTGGAGGTGGATGAAATGAAAGTGAAGGTGTTGGGTACATCTTTTAACGTGAAATCGTATGTTGATGAACCAGGGGTTTACACGACATTAGTAGAGGGTAGTGTCGCTATTCTTCGGGATGGGCAACCGGAGAAGAAGATCAAACCGGGAGAACAAGCTTATTATAATAAGGGTGTCGGAACCTTGAGTATTGCTGAAGTTGATGTCAAGGAATTCACGTCTTGGAAGGATGGGGTGTTTTATTTCAAAGACATTGCTTTAGAAGAAATTTTGAGAATAGTCTCAAGATGGTACGATCTGGAAGTATTTTACATGAATCAGGGAGCGAAGAGTGTGATATACAGTGGTAAATTGCCAATGTATTCTTCAGTAGAGGATGTGTTGCGGAAGTTCGAGATATCTGGAGATGTACGTTTTGAACTGAAAGGTAGAACTTTAACTGTTTTTGATAAATAA
- a CDS encoding RNA polymerase sigma factor, translating into MQKIEKINIRKQGVFDSYFRRYYQTLCYFAFNYLKEQDEAEDVVQEVFMKLLNWDESFDNEEHLKHYLYKAVRNSCLNQIKMTGIRADILESIQKNTPEDENNFFVNVVRAEVYQEIMGAIQDLPTECGRIFKLAYVEGFSNDEIATQLSISVNTVKAQKNKAKIQLREKLKGLYPVLLFFV; encoded by the coding sequence ATGCAAAAAATAGAGAAGATAAATATACGAAAACAGGGGGTGTTTGATAGCTATTTTCGGCGTTATTATCAAACACTTTGTTACTTTGCATTTAATTATCTGAAAGAGCAAGATGAGGCGGAAGACGTGGTACAAGAGGTGTTTATGAAGCTTTTGAATTGGGATGAAAGTTTTGATAACGAGGAACATTTGAAACATTATCTTTATAAGGCTGTCCGTAATAGTTGTTTGAACCAAATAAAAATGACGGGGATTCGTGCTGATATATTGGAATCTATTCAAAAGAATACCCCGGAAGACGAGAACAATTTTTTCGTAAATGTGGTGCGAGCAGAGGTCTATCAAGAGATCATGGGAGCAATTCAAGACTTACCTACAGAATGTGGAAGGATTTTTAAATTAGCTTATGTGGAAGGTTTTAGTAATGATGAAATTGCCACCCAACTTTCAATTAGTGTAAATACCGTGAAGGCTCAAAAGAATAAGGCGAAAATTCAATTGCGGGAAAAGTTAAAAGGGTTGTATCCAGTGTTGTTATTTTTTGTATAA